From the genome of Pseudobacteroides sp.:
TCTGTTTGTGATGGAGAGAAAACATTTTTCATAGATAAAAACGGTAATGTAGCTAAGGAACTACCAAAGTTTATAGGTTTGGGAATCTTGGAGATTAATGGAGATCTTATTAAGGCAGAGATTGATGGGACTCTGATATATTTAAAAAAGGATGGAACTAAAATTTGGCAAAGCGATAATTCTATGAAGCTTGATAGCAATATAACCGTAAATAAGAATACATGGAGGCTTGGGTTTGCTAAGTTTATCCAATATCCTGAACTCATGGGCCTTTCAGATAAAAAAATAGAGGAAAAAATTAATAATGAGATTAAGGATTTATTTTTAAATGAGCGAATTTCTGTGAAAAAGGCATCTGGAAGATTAATGAATATTATTAAAACTAGTTTTTCAGTACAAAAAAATGAAAACCTGCTCATTGTTTCAGAAGAAGGCAATTTTCCACCATATGAGGGTAATTATAAATATATCGCATATCACTTTGATCTTTTGACAGGAGAACTTTACGATAAAAAAGATCTATTTAAAAGAAGTTCGGATTATGAGGAAAAAATCAACCAAATTATAAAAGGAAGACTTGGAGGTAATTATTTTAATGAGAATATAGACATAAATTTCATTATAAAAGAAGATTCATTAGGATTCTTTTATGATTTGGGGCCAGCAAATGGTGTTATGCAGATTGATATACCGTATGATAAAATAATAGATTTAATTGACACAGAAGGCTATCTCTGGAATTCCTTCGATAAGACCTATTAAGTCAGAATGTAGGAGGAGCAGTCATATGAACGAGAGTTATCATAAAGAAATAACAAGAGCAGCCCTGTCACTTACAGCAACAAAGCTACTCTCCCAGATCCTTTCGGAAAAGTCTGTTATAGGAGATAGGGGAGAGGCAAATAGTCAAAGTGTATCGCATTTTGACAACTGCTGCTGGTATGAAGGGGTTAGATGGATAGAGGAACATCGGCAAAACGCAGTAGATGCCTCTATAAAATATTTTTCAAGTGGAAATGAAGCCGATTTTAATTCAGTGTGTGAAAACCTGAGATATTTGATACATACCACTGAGGATTTTTATTCCCATTCAAATTGGGTTGAAAACAATGACTGGGGTGTTATTGCAGATTTTAGTGCCCCAAAGCCAATCTGGTGGTACAGCGGTTATTATAAAAACTCAAAGCCTAACTTTTACAAGGCTTATTGTGCTGCTATAATTGCAATTCATACTTTTTTAAGGGAAATAAGTACTTCAGGTATTGTATGACGGCAGACAAGGTTGACAAGAATGACAAGGCAGATGATGGCTATCCATTACCTATCAAAAATAACTGGAAGGGTCTTGGTGCATTCTCAGAAGGCTTTTTAAGCATTGATGCTGCTTTTTCCATTGTTGATATTCAAGGAAATATCAAAATATATTTCTTCAAAGGTGATCAGTACATAAGGTATTACTATTTGGGAGATATCAGCCTGACCTCTGCCCCTGACTGGGATATAACATACAGCCAGGTGCGGAGGGATATGATGGCTTCAGATAGCATGGATTCCGGATATCCTCTTTGTATAAGTGAAAATTGGCACGGCCTTGTTAATGACTAGGAAACCCACTATTTAATTTAAAACCGAGAAATTTACTGACATACTTGTAACATTTTTCGAAATCGAAGTCGGAATTATTTATTATTATTTTTCTGAACGGATACTGCATAAAGAGTCTGTCTTCTAATGCCTGTCTTTCTTTGAAGTATTTAACCATTCCATCAAACCCTTTGAGATGTTTTTGTTTGCCATATGGGGAAGTGCAAATGTATTCAATTATAAAATCTCCCCATTCTTTTGGTCTTGAATTATATACTCTCTCAATTGTGGAATATACATCATTTTGTCTTAAATAAATTAGTGAAGGGTTACATAATTTAAATATTTTATAAAGCCCATTATAGTAATCCCTGACCACTTTTAAATTTTCGTTCAGCAGGAGCATGAATGCAGTTAGGGGGTCTTGAAACAAACTTGAATCAAAGATTGATATGGCGTCATCATTGACTAAATTAAATATATGTTTTATCCATCTTTCCTGGTTTAATTGCCTGTATTTGAGTGAATTTGATTGCTTATGTTCAATAAACCATTCATCATCCTTCATATATATGGGGTGATTTTCTGCCCATTCAAAATAGGCATTATGGTCAATCTTGTAGTGATCGAATAAATTTGATATAAAGCCTGTCAATGTGCTCTTTCCAGATCCGGATATTCCTTCAATAAATATTAGTTTTGTTTTAATCATAAGTTCTACCTGCCTTGCTAAAGAAAAAGCATTTTGGATAATAGCAAATCAATTAGTATCATCCTATTATCTATATGAGAAAAAGGTTCATCAATCAATACAAATACTTATCTCAATTAATAGAAATTTATGTAATTTAATTGTATATTTTGTGAATTAGTGATAATATTTTGTTAGTTATAAGTATTTTGTTTAGTAATTTATATGTGTTCCACGAAAGTGAATACATTCCTTATTTTTAAAAGTAATTAACAATTGCAACTTCGAGGTGGAAACATGAGTCAAATTGGTAATGCTTTAAGCATGTACTTTTTATTAAGATCCAGAGGTAAAATGAAAACAAAGGAACTGGCTGATATACTGGAAATTGATAAGAGAACTATCAGCAGATTTAGAGATGAGCTGGAGATTGCAGGGATATATATTGACTCTTTTACTGGCAAACATGGTGGATATAAACTGTCGAATAAAAACATAATATCTGAATGTTATATCTCTGATCAGGAATACAACTCACTTCTTCTTATCGAGAAATATCTCAAAGACAGCAAACATATAGCAAATAAGGATATCACATCATTAACAGAAAAGATCAATTGCGTAAAAAAGACTGGAGGCATATCTTATGATGAATTCTATAACCATCTGAATAAAGTTACTCTGTCTAATGTAGACCATTCGGTTGAGAGAAAGAAACTTCTTGATATTCATTCAGCTTCTCTTTGTAAAAACAAATTGCTTATTAAATACAATTCTTTAAGTTCAGGATTAACAGTACGAATAGTGAGACCATATGCAACATTCGAATATAAAGGAGATATGTATTTTGCAGGTTTTTGTGAGAAGAAAAATACAATTCTAGACTTTAAGATGTGCAGGATAACAGAATATGAGCTGCTGGAGGAGAGGTTTGAAGAAGACAAGAACTTTGATATGAAGAGCTTTATGAGTAATTGCATCGGTATTTATAAAGGTAAGGAGTACAGGATTAAACTAAAGATTAAAAAACCAATTTCTCAGATTATCAAGGAGAAAATATGGGTTGAGAACCAGGTTGTAACTGATTTGGACAATGGTGCAGTGCTTTTTCAGGCAAAAATGAGGGGATTGGAAGAAATAAAGACGTGGATACTTGGGATGGGAAGTGCTGTTACAGTTCTTGAGCCTGAAGAAATTAAAGTAGATATAAGGAATGAAATTAAAAAAATGACAAAAATTTATTTATAACATAAATCTGTCTACAATTGGATTTATAATTTAAGTAGTTAGGAAATAAGTGAGTTTTAGCAATACAAAATAGTAGAAAGGAGGTAAAGAGGTTGAGGCTTAAATGTGATTTTAAGGCTGAAAAATTACCGTTGTCCCATAATATGTTATTTGTAAGTCTGATTAAAGATGCCTTGAAAAAATCCGATACCGGTTATTTTAATAGGCTATACTCCTTCAATGGCAAGACAAATAAGAAAAGCAAGAATTTTTGCTTTTCAGTAAAAATGCATCAGTATGAGATTGAGGGGGATATTGTTTTAATTAAGGACAGAATTTCCCTTCTTGTTAGTTCCCCGGATACAGAATTTATAGTCTATCTTTATAATGGGCTTCTTAAAATTTCCGAGTTCTCTTATAAGGATTATAATCTAATTAAGGGTGGCATCTCAATGGTAAAGGAAAAAGAAGTAAACTCTGGGGATGTAGTTTTCAAAACTGTTTCACCAATCTGTGTAAAAAATAATGAGAATTATTTTATGAAGATTGAGGATGAAGGATTTGAAAGGGAGCTCAACTATATTGCCGGAAAGGTTTTAGAGAATTACCGGGGAGAGGGACTTAGGGAAAAGCTTGTATTCCAGAGTGTAAAGATGAAAAATGTTGTGGTAAGGCAGGAATTAAGAGAGTTCGAGGAAAAAACAGGGAAAAGCTACCTTTATGTAAACTCTTATGAAGGTATATTCAAACTAAGTGGGAACATACATGATCTGAAGGATTTGTATTCTTTGGGGCTTGGATTTAAGCGAAATCAAGGATTTGGAATGTTGGAAGTAGTTTATTAGATAGGAGGTGAGTACGATAAATATGGTTACAATAAGGCTTGCTGATTGGCTTTACAATGCCGGAGCTATTGGGTTAGTAAACATATTACAGCATGCAGAAGATAATATTTTCATTAATGGTCCTGAGATATCATTTAAAGAGGACGTTTTGGAGAACTTTGAAGAAAAATACTTCCGATATTTTATAGATACATATGAAAATACAATGGTGTATTCAAAAGTGTGCGGTAAAATTGAAAAACTATTAAGTATTGAAATTGACGATTCAGTGAAAGAGGAAGTAGAAAAGGATATAGAGTTTATAAAATCTAAAATGAAAAATTCAGCATATAAGGAGCATGTTAGTGTACTGGATTTTAAGAGGCTGGAAAAGCCAAGTAAAAAGCAATTGCAAATTAACAGTAGTTTTTTGATAGAATTAAAAGAAATATTGTCAAGAGAAAAAGATCATATATTGAGGTCGGAATGTACTGGATTCTATGATCAAAAGTCAAAGGCAAGTAAGGCTCCTAATGCAATTATTGATAAATATATTAATACAAATATGTTAGAAATAGAATCAAATGCTCGTGAAATATTTAGTTATTTATCTACTGAGATAGACTCTGATTTCAGGTGTTTTTCATGTGGTAGGACAATAAAAAAAATTGAGAAAGGGTTAAGCTTCTTAAACAGAATGTTTTTTGATACATCAAGAAAGACATCTCATGTATGGAATTTTAATAGTGATATAGAAATATGTCCTATATGTAAAATAGTATATTATTGTATTCCAGCTGGGTTTACAACAATATATGGAAATGGAATATTCATAAACGAAAACCATAGTGTGGTTAACTCACAAAGAATCAATTACACTATTAAACATGAAATTTTAAATAATGCCGATTCCAAAGGCATATATAATGCATTTGGAACAATGATCAGAGCATTGCATGAGAGTATAAATGACAGTAAAAGATATGAGCTTTCAGACATACAGGTGGTTCGATATGAAGATGAGAAATACAGATTCAATTTACTTTCTAAAAACGTACTCAAGGTGCTATTTGATTCAAAGGATGAGTTAAATACTCTAATAAAAACGGGGTTTCAAGAAATTAATACATTTTTCAGACTTTATGATGAGGTCATGAAAAAGCTGTTGAATAATGAAAACCTGTTCTGCCTCATACATAAAGCGATTGTTATAAGGATGTCAAATCAACAGGATGCAAAGTATAACGAGATACATATAAGAAATATGCTCAATATTAATTTGAAATACATGAAAGGAGTCGGATATATGGGGGATACAGAAAGAGATATTGTTAAAATAGCAAGTGTAGCGGGTTACCATTTAAGGGAAGCTTATAAATCAAAGAATTCGGACAATAAACTAAATGGTATTTCTTACAGATTGCTAAATGCATTAAAGACAAATAACAAAAGTATGTTTATGGACACGCTACTGAACTGCTATTTATATACAAACAAGCCGGTGCCAATGTTTGTTACAGAATGTTTAGGCGATGATAATACATTCAAAACCCTTGGTTATGCTTTTGTAACAGGGCTTATTGATGGCAAAAAAAATGAAAACACAAATGGAGGAGATAAATAATGACAAATGCTATGAAACCAAAAGGATTAGTAATATCAATGATATTCGAAGCAGAAAGTGCCAATTACGGTGAAGGTATCGGCAATGTAGCATCTTTAAAAAAGATGGCTAGAGGGAATGGTGAGCAATATACTTACATATCAAGACAAGCTTTGCGTTACAACATTATAGAACAAATCGGAGAGCCTTTAGCTATGGTTAAGGCTGAAGGAAATGGAGATAAAAAGGTAATACAATTTGCTCCTGATTCAACTATAAAAGACTATCCGGAAATTGATTTTTTTGGATACATGAAAACAAAAAAGGGAGAAGGAAGTGCTACACGATCAGCAAAAGTAAGACTTTCAAATGCAGTTTCGCTGGAAACGTTCAAAGGAGACCTGGATTTTCTTACTAATAAAGGACTTGCAGATAGGCTCAATGAGAATATGAATATAGCTCAGTCAGAGATTCATAGATCATATTATAGATACACAATAGCAGCTGATCTTGATCAGATAGGTATTGATGATGTAGACAATGTAAGTATAGAAAATTGTGAAAAAGCCAGAAGGGTAAATAGATTATTGGATACTGTGTCACTTTTGTACAGAGATATCAGAGGAAGAAGAGAGGATTTAAAACCTTTGTTCGCAATAGGTGGAGTCTATGATGTGAAAAATCCTGTTTTTCAGAATGCTCTTGAAGTAAAGGATAATAGAGTGCTGGTTTCCACAATTGAAGGGGTATTATTTGATTTAATAAAAAAGGACACTTATTGTGGGCTTATAGAAGGTAAATTTATCAATGATAAAGAAATAAAAGAAAAATTAAAAGCTACTTCTATGCCTGAGTTCTTTAATAATATTAAAGGAAAGGTTAGCGAATATTATGAGAGCTGTTAGATTAAAAATTGAGCAAGAACTTGTTAATTATAAAGTTCCAACAAGCTTTCAGCTAAAAGAGACATATCCGCTTCCGCCATACTCAACGGTGAGCGGAATGGTCCATTCTCTATGTGGATTTGATGAATATAAAGCCATGAAAATCAGTATTCAAGGGAAATACCTTTCTAAGGTAAATGATTTGTATACAAGGTACGAATTT
Proteins encoded in this window:
- a CDS encoding WYL domain-containing transcriptional regulator translates to MSQIGNALSMYFLLRSRGKMKTKELADILEIDKRTISRFRDELEIAGIYIDSFTGKHGGYKLSNKNIISECYISDQEYNSLLLIEKYLKDSKHIANKDITSLTEKINCVKKTGGISYDEFYNHLNKVTLSNVDHSVERKKLLDIHSASLCKNKLLIKYNSLSSGLTVRIVRPYATFEYKGDMYFAGFCEKKNTILDFKMCRITEYELLEERFEEDKNFDMKSFMSNCIGIYKGKEYRIKLKIKKPISQIIKEKIWVENQVVTDLDNGAVLFQAKMRGLEEIKTWILGMGSAVTVLEPEEIKVDIRNEIKKMTKIYL
- the cas6 gene encoding CRISPR-associated endoribonuclease Cas6; this translates as MRLKCDFKAEKLPLSHNMLFVSLIKDALKKSDTGYFNRLYSFNGKTNKKSKNFCFSVKMHQYEIEGDIVLIKDRISLLVSSPDTEFIVYLYNGLLKISEFSYKDYNLIKGGISMVKEKEVNSGDVVFKTVSPICVKNNENYFMKIEDEGFERELNYIAGKVLENYRGEGLREKLVFQSVKMKNVVVRQELREFEEKTGKSYLYVNSYEGIFKLSGNIHDLKDLYSLGLGFKRNQGFGMLEVVY
- the cas8a1 gene encoding type I-B CRISPR-associated protein Cas8b1/Cst1; the encoded protein is MVTIRLADWLYNAGAIGLVNILQHAEDNIFINGPEISFKEDVLENFEEKYFRYFIDTYENTMVYSKVCGKIEKLLSIEIDDSVKEEVEKDIEFIKSKMKNSAYKEHVSVLDFKRLEKPSKKQLQINSSFLIELKEILSREKDHILRSECTGFYDQKSKASKAPNAIIDKYINTNMLEIESNAREIFSYLSTEIDSDFRCFSCGRTIKKIEKGLSFLNRMFFDTSRKTSHVWNFNSDIEICPICKIVYYCIPAGFTTIYGNGIFINENHSVVNSQRINYTIKHEILNNADSKGIYNAFGTMIRALHESINDSKRYELSDIQVVRYEDEKYRFNLLSKNVLKVLFDSKDELNTLIKTGFQEINTFFRLYDEVMKKLLNNENLFCLIHKAIVIRMSNQQDAKYNEIHIRNMLNINLKYMKGVGYMGDTERDIVKIASVAGYHLREAYKSKNSDNKLNGISYRLLNALKTNNKSMFMDTLLNCYLYTNKPVPMFVTECLGDDNTFKTLGYAFVTGLIDGKKNENTNGGDK
- the cas7i gene encoding type I-B CRISPR-associated protein Cas7/Cst2/DevR; the protein is MTNAMKPKGLVISMIFEAESANYGEGIGNVASLKKMARGNGEQYTYISRQALRYNIIEQIGEPLAMVKAEGNGDKKVIQFAPDSTIKDYPEIDFFGYMKTKKGEGSATRSAKVRLSNAVSLETFKGDLDFLTNKGLADRLNENMNIAQSEIHRSYYRYTIAADLDQIGIDDVDNVSIENCEKARRVNRLLDTVSLLYRDIRGRREDLKPLFAIGGVYDVKNPVFQNALEVKDNRVLVSTIEGVLFDLIKKDTYCGLIEGKFINDKEIKEKLKATSMPEFFNNIKGKVSEYYESC